In Malus sylvestris chromosome 16, drMalSylv7.2, whole genome shotgun sequence, the following are encoded in one genomic region:
- the LOC126608294 gene encoding NAD(P)H-quinone oxidoreductase subunit H, chloroplastic, whose product MNIPATRKDLMIVNMGPHHPSMHGVLRLIITLDGEDVIDCEPILGYLHRGMEKIAENRTIIQYLPYVTRWDYLATMFTEAITVNGPEQLGNIQVPKRASYIRIIMLELSRIASHLLWLGPFMADIGAQTPFFYIFRERELVYDLFEAATGMRMMHNYFRIGGVAADLPHGWIDKCLDFCDYFLTRVAEYQKLITRNPIFLERVEGVGIIGREEVINWGLSGPMLRASGIQWDLRKVDHYECYDEFDWEVQWQKEGDSLARYLVRIGEMIESVKIIQQALEGIPGGPYENLEIRYFDRERNPEWNDFEYRFISKKPSPTFELPKQELYVRVEAPKGELGIFLIGDQSGFPWRWKIRPPGFINLQILPRLVKRMKLADIMTILGSIDIIMGEVDR is encoded by the coding sequence ATGAATATACCGGCTACAAGAAAAGACCTCATGATAGTCAATATGGGCCCCCACCACCCATCAATGCATGGTGTTCTTCGACTCATCATTACTCTAGATGGTGAAGATGTTATTGACTGTGAACCAATATTGGGTTATTTACACCGAGGAATGGAAAAAATTGCGGAAAATCGAACAATTATACAATATTTGCCTTATGTAACACGGTGGGATTATTTAGCTACTATGTTCACAGAAGCAATAACTGTAAACGGACCGGAACAGTTGGGAAATATTCAAGTACCTAAAAGAGCCAGCTATATCAGAATAATTATGTTGGAGTTGAGTCGTATAGCTTCTCATCTGTTATGGCTCGGTCCTTTTATGGCGGATATTGGTGCACAAACTCCCTTTTTCTATATTTTCAGAGAAAGAGAATTAGTATATGATCTATTCGAAGCTGCCACCGGTATGAGAATGATGCATAATTATTTTCGTATCGGAGGAGTAGCGGCCGATCTACCTCATGGCTGGATAGATAAATGTTTGGATTTCTGCGATTATTTTTTAACAAGAGTTGCTGAATATCAAAAACTTATTACACGAAATCCTATTTTTTTAGAACGAGTCGAGGGAGTAGGCATTATTGGTAGAGAGGAAGTAATAAATTGGGGTTTATCGGGACCAATGCTGCGAGCTTCCGGAATACAATGGGATCTTCGTAAAGTTGATCATTATGAATGTTACGACGAATTTGATTGGGAAGTACAGTGGCAAAAAGAAGGAGATTCATTGGCTCGTTATCTAGTCCGAATTGGTGAAATGATAGAATCCGTAAAAATTATTCAACAGGCCCTGGAAGGAATTCCAGGGGGACCCTATGAGAATTTAGAAATACGATACTTTGATAGAGAAAGGAATCCGGAATGGAATGATTTTGAATATCGATTTATTAGTAAAAAGCCGTCTCCTACATTTGAATTGCCGAAACAAGAACTTTATGTGAGAGTAGAAGCCCCAAAGGGAGAATTGGGAATTTTTCTCATAGGGGATCAGAGTGGTTTTCCTTGGAGATGGAAAATCCGCCCGCCGGGTTTTATCAATTTGCAAATTCTTCCGCGGTTAGTTAAAAGAATGAAATTGGCTGATATTATGACGATACTAGGTAGTATAGATATCATTATGGGAGAAGTTGATCGTTGA
- the LOC126608296 gene encoding NAD(P)H-quinone oxidoreductase subunit 1, chloroplastic produces MIIDTPEVQDIDSFSRLEFFKEVYGILWVLVPILTLVVGITIGVLVIVWLEREISAGIQQRIGPEYAGPLGVLQALADGTKLLFKENLFPSRGDTRLFSIGPSIAVISILVSYSVVPFGYHLVLADLNIGVFLWIAISSIAPIGLLMSGYGSNNKYSFLGGLRAAAQSISYEIPLTLCVLSISLLSNSLSTIDIVEAQSKYGFWGWNLWRQPIGFIIFIISSLAECERLPFDLPEAEEELVAGYQTEYSGIKFGLFYVASYLNLLVSSLFVTVLYLGGWNISIPDIYVSELFEINKTCGVFGAIIGIFITLAKTYLFLFIPITTRWTLPRLRMDQLLNLGWKFLLPISLGNLLLTTSFQLFSL; encoded by the exons ATGATAATTGATACACCGGAAGTACAAGATATCGATTCTTTTTCTAGATTAGAATTTTTTAAAGAGGTTTATGGAATTCTATGGGTTCTTGTTCCTATTTTGACTCTTGTAGTGGGAATCACAATAGGCGTACTGGTAATTGTATGGTTAGAAAGAGAAATATCGGCAGGGATACAACAACGTATTGGACCTGAATACGCCGGCCCTTTGGGAGTTCTTCAAGCTCTAGCAGATGGGACAAAACTACTTTTCAAAGAAAATCTTTTTCCATCTAGGGGGGATACTCGTTTATTCAGTATCGGGCCATCCATAGCAGTCATATCAATTTTAGTAAGCTATTCAGTAGTTCCTTTTGGATATCACCTTGTTTTAGCGGATCTCAATATCGGTGTTTTTTTATGGATTGCTATTTCCAGTATTGCTCCAATTGGACTTCTTATGTCGGGATACGGGTCAAATAATAAATATTCCTTTTTAGGCGGTCTACGAGCTGCTGCTCAATCGATTAGTTATGAAATACCATTAACTTTATGTGTGTTATCAATATCTCTAC TATCTAACAGTTTAAGTACAATTGATATTGTTGAGGCGCAATCAAAATATGGTTTTTGGGGATGGAATTTGTGGCGTCAGCCTATAGGgtttatcatttttattatttcttcccTAGCAGAATGTGAGAGATTACCTTTTGATTTACCAGAAGCAGAAGAAGAGTTAGTAGCAGGTTATCAAACCGAATACTCGGGTATAAAATTTGGGTTATTTTATGTTGCTTCCTATCTAAACCTATTGGTTTCTTCATTATTTGTAACAGTTCTTTACTTGGGAGGTTGGAATATATCTATTCCGGACATATATGTTTCTGAGctttttgaaataaataaaacatgtgGCGTTTTTGGAGCGATAATTGGTATCTTTATTACATTAGCTAAaacttatttgttcttgttcattCCTATCACAACAAGATGGACTTTACCGAGGCTAAGAATGGACCAACTATTGAATCTTGGATGGAAATTTCTTTTACCTATTTCTCTCGGTAATCTATTATTAACAACTTCTTTCCAACTCTTTTCACTGTAA
- the LOC126608297 gene encoding putative protein TIC 214 N-terminal part, with protein sequence MILKSFILGNLVSLCMKIINSVVVVGLYYGFLTTFSIGPSYLFLLRARVMEEGEEGTEKKVSATTGFITGQLMMFISIYYVPLHLALGRPHTITVLALPYLLFHFFWNNHKHFFDYGSTTRNSMRNLSIQWLFLNNLIFQLFNHFILPSSMLVRLVNIYMFRCNNKMLFVTSSFVGWLIGHILFMKWVGLVLGWIQQNNSIRSNVLIRSNKYLVSELRNSMARIFSILLFITCVYYLGRIPSPIVTKKLKETSETEERGESEEETDVEIETTSETKGTKQEQEGSTEEDPSPSLFSEEKEDTDKIDETKEIRVNGKEKTKDQFHFKETRYKKRPVYETYYLDGNQEQENSKFEILKKRKN encoded by the coding sequence atgattttaaaatcttttataCTAGGTAATCTAGTATCCTTATGCATGAAGATAATCAATTCGGTCGTTGTGGTCGGACTCTATTATGGATTTCTGACCACATTCTCCATAGGGCCCTCTTATCTCTTCCTTCTCCGAGCTCGGGTTatggaagaaggagaagaaggaaccGAGAAGAAAGTATCAGCAACAACCGGTTTTATTACGGGACAGCTCATGATGTTCATATCGATCTATTATGTGCCTCTGCATCTAGCATTGGGTAGACCTCATACAATAACTGTCCTAGCTTTACCGTATCTTTTGTTTCATTTCTTCTGGAACAATCACAAACACTTTTTTGATTATGGATCTACTACCAGAAATTCAATGCGTAATCTTAGCATTCAATGGTTATTCCTGAATAATCTCATTTTTCAATTATTCAACCATTTCATTTTACCAAGTTCAATGTTAGTCAGATTAGTCAACATTTATATGTTTCGATGCAACAACAAGATGTTATTTGTAACAAGTAGTTTTGTTGGTTGGTTAATTGGTCACATTTTATTCATGAAATGGGTTGGGTTGGTATTAGGCTGGATACAGCAAAATAATTCTATTAGATCTAATGTACTTATTAGATCTAATAAGTACCTTGTGTCAGAATTGAGAAATTCTATGGCTCGAATCTTTAGTATTCTCTTATTTATTACCTGTGTCTACTATTTAGGCAGAATACCGTCACCCATTGTTACTAAGAAACTGAAAGAAACCTCAGAAACGGAAGAAAGGGGGGAAAGTGAGGAAGAAACAGATGTAGAAATAGAAACAACTTCCGAAACGAAGGGGACTAAACAGGAACAAGAGGGATCCACCGAAGAAGATCCTTCCCCTTCCCTTTTTTCGGAAGAAAAGGAGGATACGGACAAAATCGATGAAACGAAAGAGATCCGAGTGAAtggaaaggaaaaaacaaaggaTCAATTCCACTTTAAAGAAACACGGTATAAAAAAAGACCCGTTTATGAAACTTATTATCTGGATGGGAATCAAgaacaagaaaattcaaagttcgaaatattaaaaaaaagaaaaaattaa